Proteins found in one Nocardia brasiliensis ATCC 700358 genomic segment:
- a CDS encoding GyrI-like domain-containing protein, with protein sequence MKIDLAKTDKHYYSAPIDPVRRTFGSYGYVTVTGSGAPEGPEYTAALETLYRAAYGAKKVAKSADQDFVVPKLEGLWWVESDEPPLTVPREQWHWQLMIRMPEFVTAELITGATFEQFSEGDAIQALHMGPYATEPETLARMEAFMQNEGLTMNGRHHEIYLTDPRRSTGAKTRTILRHPVRPIPRRDAQAEK encoded by the coding sequence ATGAAGATCGACCTGGCCAAGACCGACAAGCACTACTACAGTGCCCCGATCGATCCGGTCCGGCGCACCTTCGGCAGCTACGGGTACGTGACCGTCACCGGTTCAGGTGCGCCGGAGGGCCCGGAGTACACCGCCGCGCTCGAAACGCTCTACCGCGCCGCGTACGGCGCCAAGAAGGTCGCCAAGTCCGCCGACCAGGACTTCGTGGTGCCGAAACTGGAGGGACTCTGGTGGGTCGAATCCGATGAACCCCCCTTGACGGTGCCGCGCGAACAATGGCATTGGCAGCTGATGATTCGCATGCCGGAGTTCGTCACCGCGGAGCTGATAACCGGTGCGACGTTCGAACAATTCAGTGAAGGCGACGCCATTCAGGCATTGCACATGGGCCCGTACGCGACCGAACCGGAGACCTTGGCGCGCATGGAAGCGTTCATGCAGAACGAAGGGCTCACGATGAACGGCCGCCATCATGAGATCTATCTCACCGATCCGCGCCGCTCGACCGGCGCGAAGACCAGGACCATCCTGCGCCACCCGGTCCGGCCGATCCCGCGCCGGGACGCGCAGGCCGAAAAATAG
- a CDS encoding serine hydrolase yields MREIFRNAGAQGWVHARCFGCAGANGLDADEPVVLASVVKVPLVLEFARQVAAGQLDPADRVRARAADRLGGVGTAGCFDDVELSLRDAAFFALTLSDNTAADLLFDRVGLDNVRSLVRELGLTETRIAGAPRDIVQSMADDIGARDAAEFAARFSTLGAAAVLGSRALDPRRTTASTPREMTRLLTLIGQDLAGPAQACQWVRDVMREQVNWHRLAAAFPPEAQIWAKTGTLPGVRNEIGVIEYPDGSRYAVAVFTRTESLAQRLPEVDRAIGAAAVAAIDGIVHGLPYTTSHGRCGGS; encoded by the coding sequence GTGCGGGAGATCTTTCGGAATGCGGGCGCGCAGGGGTGGGTACACGCTCGGTGTTTCGGGTGTGCGGGCGCGAACGGGCTCGACGCCGACGAGCCGGTGGTACTCGCCTCGGTGGTGAAGGTGCCGCTGGTGCTGGAGTTCGCCCGGCAGGTCGCGGCGGGTCAGCTCGACCCCGCCGATCGGGTGCGGGCGCGCGCGGCGGATCGGCTCGGCGGGGTAGGCACGGCAGGCTGTTTCGACGATGTCGAACTGAGCCTGCGCGATGCCGCCTTCTTCGCCCTGACGCTGAGCGACAACACCGCCGCCGATCTGCTCTTCGATCGGGTCGGACTGGACAACGTGCGTTCGCTGGTCCGGGAACTCGGCTTGACCGAGACCCGAATTGCCGGTGCGCCACGGGATATCGTGCAAAGCATGGCCGACGATATCGGCGCGCGGGACGCGGCCGAGTTCGCCGCGCGGTTTTCCACCCTCGGCGCCGCGGCGGTGCTGGGCAGCCGGGCCCTCGATCCCCGGCGGACCACGGCGAGCACGCCGCGGGAGATGACCCGCCTGCTCACCCTGATCGGTCAGGACCTCGCCGGCCCGGCGCAGGCCTGCCAATGGGTACGAGATGTCATGCGCGAACAGGTGAATTGGCATCGGCTCGCCGCGGCGTTCCCGCCCGAGGCGCAGATCTGGGCCAAGACCGGCACGCTGCCCGGGGTGCGCAACGAGATCGGCGTGATCGAGTACCCCGACGGAAGCCGTTATGCCGTGGCGGTATTCACCAGAACCGAGTCTCTGGCCCAGCGGCTGCCCGAGGTGGATCGCGCGATCGGCGCAGCGGCGGTGGCGGCGATCGATGGCATCGTTCACGGCCTGCCGTACACCACATCCCACGGACGCTGCGGCGGATCCTGA
- a CDS encoding LysR substrate-binding domain-containing protein encodes MDPLRQLRYFLAVAEELHFGRAAERLGIAQPPLSQRIRKLENDLGARLFDRDSRRVELTEAGQILLAESRDLLARWERTTALVGKAHRGEMDAIRVGVPPELAGRVLAALLTTFESHDVRVDLQEHTTAEQVRLLGDRQLDAGLLQHPVDAIGLELGPAVDTPLGVVLPRDSPLAVRSSLTLADLAGLGLVIFPRAAAPGLYDTTLRTCWEHGFRPAGVQHARNPEFVLGMVLSGRGVAFDQGMIAQKEPRVVWRPLPPGTLSWRLSLAWPAAAPHPLVPELAELVVRVVQGDGASRPAGAQDPPQRPWDVVYGRP; translated from the coding sequence GTGGACCCCCTGCGCCAGCTGCGCTATTTCCTCGCCGTGGCCGAAGAATTACATTTCGGCCGGGCCGCCGAGCGCCTCGGCATCGCCCAGCCGCCGCTGAGTCAACGCATCCGCAAGCTCGAAAACGACCTCGGCGCACGGCTGTTCGACCGGGACAGCCGCCGCGTCGAGCTCACCGAGGCCGGTCAGATCCTGCTCGCGGAATCGCGGGACCTGCTGGCCCGCTGGGAGCGGACCACCGCGCTGGTCGGCAAGGCGCATCGCGGCGAGATGGACGCGATCCGCGTCGGGGTGCCGCCCGAACTGGCCGGGCGCGTGCTCGCCGCGCTGCTCACCACGTTCGAAAGTCACGACGTACGAGTCGATCTGCAAGAGCACACCACCGCGGAGCAGGTCCGCCTGCTCGGCGACCGGCAGCTCGACGCGGGCCTGCTGCAACATCCGGTGGACGCGATCGGGCTCGAACTCGGCCCCGCCGTGGACACTCCGCTCGGCGTGGTGCTCCCCCGCGATTCGCCGCTGGCCGTGCGCTCTTCGCTCACCCTGGCCGATCTCGCGGGCCTCGGCCTGGTGATCTTTCCCAGGGCGGCGGCGCCCGGACTCTACGACACGACGTTACGCACCTGCTGGGAGCACGGCTTCCGGCCGGCCGGGGTGCAGCACGCTCGCAATCCCGAATTCGTGCTCGGCATGGTGCTTTCCGGCCGTGGCGTGGCGTTCGACCAGGGCATGATCGCGCAGAAGGAACCGCGGGTGGTGTGGCGGCCGCTCCCGCCGGGCACGCTGAGCTGGCGACTGTCGCTGGCCTGGCCGGCCGCCGCGCCGCATCCGCTGGTGCCCGAACTCGCCGAGCTTGTGGTGCGAGTCGTGCAGGGCGACGGCGCTTCTCGGCCCGCAGGCGCTCAGGATCCGCCGCAGCGTCCGTGGGATGTGGTGTACGGCAGGCCGTGA